The DNA segment TGGTTAGCCTGGACCGGCATGCTAGGGTGGTGGCTTTTGCGAGTTGATGCATATAGTGCTCTGCTGcgctgttttacagcgtaagctgttacgggctcattccaatagtcgtttcgggtcacgatgatgccgccgccgccaccccgtagccgctatcgcatgcgaaaaaaagtacccactctctccgccgggatcgaacccaggcccgctgcgtgggaggcggatactccaccactgagccacgcaagcgcttgcaatCCGAGAGCGGGAGAGGCGCCATCAGCGATGGAACGCATCGGTTGGCACGCGCGACGGCATACCAAGCAGGCCGCgccgggcgcgttgcaatgggggcgaatgtgacagccgtagttgcattgtcggccgcttggctgggccgaacggcgctagccgtcggcgatggaacgcgtcggcttgcacgcgcgacggcgtcccaagcgcgtgcCTGACGCATTCACTTAAATTACTAgatagtactgtcgaaacgctcgtctagcttacactgtgactgtgctgcgtgtgcggcgcaggcctggcatttgtGTACCTTCAGTGCTGCTGCTAAGAATGTAATTGCAATGTGGTGTAAGTCTTCTCTTGTCTTTCGCCACGTTTACTGAGTACTCACACGACAATTTTGACATTATTTTGTTTCGTTGAATAAAACACTTTAAACCCTAATAAATATATTAGCAAGTCTTAGCAACGTCAATTTATGTAGCTTTATAGGTGGTGCCCGAAAGCGgacgtctatgacgtgtttccggctcccgaAATTGCGTCCGGCCCTTTCAACctgcaaaagcatagcctttaagatccgTATTGAAATACTTAGCGCGCACAATTGTCAAGGACACAGTGAATGGGGACACACAACATCCGCATTTTAAATCCAGAGGGCGCCACCCTATGGGCCGTGGATTTGGGCACCACCTATTGCTACATGACGTTAGCAAATTGAGCTTTGATGTCACGATAATGTCGATGACGCCAGGTCCAGTATTTTGAGACTAAATTTAATATCATATTAAAATAGATGGTAGAAGCGTGTGGTCGAGTTTCTGCAACTTCGATAATAGATGTCAGTACTCGTTGAGGTCATCATCCGCGCCATCACTAGGTTGTACGAGTATTCTGGGGCGCATATACTCTCTGGTGCACACCTGATAGTCGTACTCCAGCCAGGAGAGCGCGGCCACCAGCACTTTGGTCTCCGAGGAAGTGCCCAGAACGTCGGCGCAGAGCAAGCTCTTCACTGTATTCCATTCCAACTCCAGGTACTGCCGGGTCCTGCATACGTGACATTGTCATCGCCATTTACTTTGGCCCACGGCGATATCGACGGAAATTTCAGCGTGACAATATGACTTCTGGTTCAAGCTTCCTGACAGCTGGGCATCTGAACCACACTTTCCCCTCCCCCAGGGTCCTTGTTCAGCTTTGGCAGGCGTCCACTTCTCGAAGCGTCTCAGTATAGTaaactttattattgttattgGGTGTGCGAATTGGGCAGCTTATTCGGGCCTGTTTGTAGACACCCGCGCGGCCCGAATTCGTTAGGTATTCTCCCCTGTACATACGATACAAGTGCGACCGACACGTGCCTGACGGCGTCGTCGAAGTTCTCTGCAACGAACTGGAAGGCAGCCTGCTGCTCGGCCGGTAGTTTCAAGCGCGAGGCATGTTGCAGCACCACCAGCTGCCTCCCGACGGGGCCCGCCTGCGCCAGGTACTGCAGGCACCGGTTGGTCAGGGGTCGCAGCCGGAGCTTGTACGCGCAGCTGTACAGGTCCGTCACGTTCTGGCACGTCACCACGGGGCCGCTGCGCGGGTGTCCATTAATTTTTCAACCCTTTCAGTACGAAAGACGAGCTGAGCTAGACAAGGGCGTACTTGCAAAAAAGACGAGCCCAACTCGTCCAGCGCTGTTACGTATTTTATGCAGCCCTCAAGATGATTTAAACTCGTCCGTTGTTCTGTGCTTGTATAAACAACAACCAAGGAGGTTGAACAAACCTCCTTGAATAACACCAAGTGGCTCGCGGAGCCAGTAAAGAGTGAAGTTGTAAACATGCAGCCAAAACATGCAGTGAAGCCTATTGTGTGCAGTGAAGCCTGCCTTCGATCGTTACCGtttaaacattttattgcgatagcaattatatggacacttcaaccggatttctgccgtcggcgtcgccgtcgccgtgaggttccgtatagattccaagggcgataaaaccgtcaccgcgcgccgtatgcgcgagtgaaagcgcgcgggggacgcgcgctatcacggagagcgaacgctcggcggaaagcaaacgcgaccgtcgcgtgggggtatgggagggagggaggcggggcggcgctgtgctccggcaccaaaggcgtatcttgccactcaatctcccacgcgaaagcaacaaagggGGAAgagggggtatggggggggggggggggggcagcttctcctctgccaacaacttctccttcgcagtttgcccggtggtgcccatcgcccgcaccgtctcttatctccacacggctctggtttccgttgaagcgatagaccgcgcgaacctgcgcttgctgccagcgttttgacagtcgttggctgcggtcattcagtgtgatcttttcatgtttgcttgtgcgcactgacaccacgattgttcattcagttagtaagccaatgtgtccaagtttatgcagccgataaaactgtccctactccgaatagctctctactaatttgctatcgcaatcgatgcttcgcttttcgggcgaaacggcgacattttttaATACGAAGCACTCTTTGCAAACTTCAAGCGTCTTTAATCTGTCTAGCCTCctacgtcgtgatgccgtcgcggtcgtttCTTCAATTAGATTATATCAGAATAGGCATGGGGCGCATGACATGCATACAACACAACATGAATGGCATGTATGTTATGGCATATATGTTATGACAAATggtgccgtcgtggtcatttccTTAACTCGATATATATCAGGATATGAATGACATGCATGCATGATCTGACATTGATAGCAAAGTATAAATGTCACGACATGAATTACATGCGTTCATGAGACTAATCAAAACATGCATGCGCATCccatgtcatgacatcaatgacgtcttcatcttcttctttctggggttttacgtgccaaaaccagttctgattatgaggcacgccgtagtggagggctccggattaattttgaccacctggggttctttaacgtgcactacaacgcaagcacacgggcgtttttgcatttcgcctccatcgaaatgcggctgccggggccgggattcgatcccgcgacatgcttgtcatggcgtgcatgtcatgacataaatggtaTGAATTACATGATGCCTTCGTGGTAGTTTCTTTAACTCGATATATATCACGTTAAATGCATGACCTACCATGGAtgacatgacataaatgtcatgtcATCCATAGGCGTACACGCCCCAGAGGGGCATGTCGCGGAGGCAAGACGCCTCTTTGGCCtcagcttcacgtagacggcacctcgGACTGACCATTCATTGAtgacatgacataaatgtcatgtcATCAATGAATGACATGCGTGcatgtcgaaactggtgtgaaTGGTATGATGTCATATATGGTCGCTGCTTTAACTCGATATCTGGATATGAATGACATAACATGCGTGCATGAGCTGACTTAAATGTTatcacatgcatgtcatgacatgaatgccatgaattGCAAGGCGTCATGTACGTCATGACATCACATTAATAACAAGACATGCATGAGCATGTCATGCCATGTCATTCTTGTGAGGTCATGCAAGCATGTCTCGTCACAAATATGCTGATACATATCCACGTAAAAAAACGACCACGATGCCATGAACTCATGTCATTTATGTCAGTCATGATAATCACGTTCTGACATGCATGTCATATCATTTCATTCATGACATCAATGCCATGAATGAGATGACGACATTAATGTATTGAACGACATGACACGTATTTCTTTAACTGTATATATATTCTGAATATGCATGTTATGACATGTATGTCATAACATGAATTCCATGAATGCATGTATCATTGCTTGTCTGTATGGCAAGCTATGACATGATTCCCATGATTGTCATGGCATACATGATAAGAATGCCTTAAATTCatgtcatgcatgcatgcattcacGGCACGACATTATTACCAAGACATGTACTTATGCCGGCCAAGTGGACTAAGTTGCCTAACTTGGGCCGTCCTCGTGATGACATGATGGTGATTGCATCGGCATTCCAGCTTCGTAATCCGACTCTCACCTCTCATTCTTCGCGTGCTGCCTGTGCTCAAGCCAGGTGGCACGCGTAAGGAGATCTTCGCATCTCGGCAGCAGAATTGCATTCGTTCAAACAGCGATTGAAAAGCGTGTTCCCACGAGCGTTCATCTCCTAACGCCGCACAGCAACGCCTGTGCTCGTTCCTCTCGAAACTCGTACCGGACTTTCACGACCGTTCTCGTCTTACGAGACCGTCTACTCAAGGCCTGCTGCACCGAAATTCACTATGGCAGCGTCGTCAGGGCTCGGCCAAGACGAGCAGTGCACCATGTCACCCACGCACAGTGTCAGAAAGAAAGGACCCGGTATCTTCAAATGTCAAAAATGCGCGCGCACGCCGCACGCACgtgcgcatgcatgcatgcatgcttgcACGAACACACAATAAGTTATATATACTTCTAAAGATCCCTTTAGCACATTTTATTTGTGCttaggaagttaggaaatttgcaggcgcaagttggaatcggctagcgcgcaagacaggggtaattggagatcacagggagaggctttcgtcctgcagtggacataaatataggctgatgatgatgatgatttgtgctTAAGGAAGTACTTCCAGCACTGCCAACTTCCACCCTCGAGTGAGGGCGGGTGAGTGCGATGGACTCAGTATGAATGTAAGCACCTGTACCGTGTGTCCGATACTGACAAGTGCGGCAGGTTGAGCGGGTTCTTTTCTTTGTCGTCTGTTTTCAACGCTGTTTTGCAATCAACGTGGTCCTATACCGAATACAAGTACAAAAGTTGTATTCTTccaaaccccgcaggggcgtctgcgttagTAGGCGTCCCTGCGGGGTTAGCAGGCGAgtacatgagggttggaccctcccacgcttaaccgtgcttagcttagccgtgtccggggaaaagaggatcctccGGGTTAAGCCGATgtccgggtgtttggacctttacggcccctcggcggaggcaacacgcccctttggcctcgacttcacgtagacggcacctccggactgacccacccgggggaaatcggtagttgccttttcctgtctctctccctccaacctttgTCTTTCTCACTTtaaatctctcctgtcttctcttcacttcgttttacttccaatcttccaggcagcaagggttaacctggtgcagTTTATCCAaacttgggtctattatattaggttatagtagctaagTACAGTtggcgtcttcgttgccttcgggtttcgtagcgtccccttgttgggctcggtggtgggcggctggcagagttaccgaaattatagttacctttatggctttttcgtcgttCCCCCGACttcctgatcgccctcagaaacgagggcgcaccgaagatgtttttaaatttcttggcaacagattgcaaaacttccccagatttcatgttatctattctgataaacccgaaaagactgtgagaatgatttcacctttccttgtttcGAAAAGTCTGACCGAAGCTCTGGGAGTAGGCTACAAAGCGTCGAAAATAGCTAGCggtgacctccttttggaactccgcgatgcGAAACAGCTtgaaaagcttcctaacctagtgtcattcggggaaatcccagtgacaatatccccgcaccgaactatgatcaccagccgtggtgttgtctccgacgatgacctgatggaactgacggaagctgaactgttgaaaggctggagcgagcaaaacgtgatcactgttaaacgaatcatgctaagacgggacggTAAGGCCAAGCATccagtacttacttttggctcaagcatcctgcccgagacaatcgaggcaggctatgtaaagctacgggtcagaccctatgttccaaatcctcttcgttgtttcaaatgccagcgtttcggccacagttcccagaactgccgaggcctacagacatgtgctaaatgtagttccggtgaccatgcctcagAAGCGTGCGAAAACGCTCCGACACCGCGTCAACTGtgacggcgagcatgccgcatactggcggtcatgcccgtcttggaagaaagaagaagaaatagttacaatcaaagtaaaggaaaacataacgtTTAAggaggctcgcaggcgggtgtcatatacctgcctaaagtcagttttgccgatgtggcgcgtcaaggggcagcgccacaacggcatccggcggctgtccggcccacacacagtgagccggcggtgacgccatccgccccctcggcagtTGCatctagcgctgctccgccatctcagaagaaggggccatcaacctccgggctggtggcctcaagggtctcgtccctcgagacgaggccttcacgtcaaaccaaccgctcgcaagagcgcgtgtccagcgcctcgcaagaggcgatggacacaacaaccggccagactgCGCCACCAGCGCCCAAGGAGcggcgagagtctcgcgatcgctccaaacaagaaaaacatcgctacagtggctagaccgcatcacggcgcccggaaaagGCACTGTGAAGCAActcctctttttattgcgatagcaatcacatggacacttctaccggatttctgccgtcgtcgtcgccgtcgccgtgaggttccctatagataaaatcttcgccgcgcgccgtatgcccgagcggaagcgtgcggggacgcgcgcttcacggagagcgaacgcactcaatcacccacgcgcaagcaaggaagcgggaagccagcgccggagtgagcgcgggggggggcacttctacgctgccaacaaccgcgctcgtcgctcgtccgcaccgtctcttatctccacacggctctgacctttatgcgccgtgcattcgccactcagtttccgttgaagcgatggaccgcgcgtaccttcgcccgctgctgcggcgtatatatgcgcttgctgccagcgttttgacagtcgttgtctgcagtcattcagtgtgatctattcatgtttgtttgtgcgcgctcacaccacgcttgttcaatcagttagtaatagtcgggccacattttccaacgcacgctacacatgcaatgctgcccgggtcggcagtgcagcgctacaggtgtgtcccttcgcacgcgctgcccacgggaagcgcttctcatcaacaccaccgtttcacacgcgcctcctcgtggtcatcgagtctctcttcatgtcggtctacttacgccgcagcacacctgcttacttaatcagctcatgtttactacaattcatattgctaccaaagccgctcaccttacttcgtatgacattgctgtgttgctatcgcattcattgcttcgcccttatagcgaaactgtgacatttttaacacacagcacaaaaaccacattcaacatggatacacaaaattacagtggaatgtcagaggtctcctccacaatttcgatgacgttaaagaactcctacataagtataaccCGAAGGCGCTGTGTGTTaaagaaacacacctgaaacatacgcaaacaaattttctccgtcAATATGCTAgctttcgtaaagaccgcgatgacactttcgtgtcgcccggtggtattgctatcgtagttgacaaAGGTGTTGCccgtcgagaactgaaacttcgtacgccccggccagaggcagttgctgtccgaggggtgttgtttgacaggctagtcactatagacgtcagactctggagttttgcaagacgcgtagcgccacctgtcggtgcgaagaggtaataattgagtagtgcaaagtccgactcccttgctaagttgcctaagcagctagcgagtgcgaaacaacgatttaacttaattttggttcatattgcgaatgttttgcgcatttaacagccagaatgagagctatgaatttctccgctagtcggacgtgccgcggccgccgaactgccgtaaagttcttgttggctcactccttctatggcgatggcgagcacgacggcaaccgcgacagctccgcgcgctacgaagaaacgccgcaatcgacgttactgttgcgttgcaaattgccatgaacgtgaaggactgaataacaacgttcagttttaccgatttccatcgcggtcgtatgaaggagaaaggagagagcgctggatacgggccgttcgcgtgttgggtaagcgaattactcgcattctccacaacacagccactcacatgagaaagtgtgataatgttgttctgctgtaattgtgttgcgtagccctgacgggggactatggaaaccaagcgaaaactgaggaatctgcagccgcctcttcgttggcaacagaataaacaaagttgtgaaccatcctgcgtatgtgccatcgatgtttctacctgtttacacacgtccgcctccactttactcagcaagtggaacggagagatttggcaggtcagtttaaccaaacattttggttcatttatgaattcaaaatcatgttctagggcattgtggtatcgcgagcttatttctagtttcggctttttcgatacaacgagcacgttttgcaatgcactgagccctcttgacagcgttttccttttttgtaatctgagcaataacgttgctgtgggagcactggatgagtaattgcgaagtatacgcacgtgtttagaaagaaaaaaaatgtcgcgtttatttacattaatttgtgcgcgtgtgttgttttaagcatCTGCTGGTTtcttttgccttcggttgtatcccgcgaaagcggacacgcacgtatctctatttgcagtaaatacaaacggaagacaaccgtgaagaaaacattcgaagatgcgcgataacacgctcgaacgcccaggaagcgagagctgaagcgacaacgcaactgaaaaggcgaaggtcgccagggccattcgcccctgataaagcgagctttgttccactgaccgtaagctacatagctaactgacttaatcatatatgtacttcatcgacAAAGGTGTTGCccgtcgagaactgaaacttcgtacgccccggccagaggcagttgctgtccgaggggtgttgtttgacaggctagtcgctattagctctatatacatccctcccaattatcaacttaataaaactgaatttcaaaactacatagatttAACTTCTggcgccatacatagttgtcggagatttgtggcgagactctcgttgcgatgcgagaggtcgcataattgaaaactttctcttttcctcgggagcatgtatacttaataagaaagagtcAACGTACTATAGCGTGGCACATAACAcgtactcctccatagatttaagcatggtatcgagtacactaatgccatacctgtaacggtccgttctcaagaacccttttggaagcgaccacttcccaaccATGTTAAGCTTAACAAAACTTAggcacgcctcatctacttctcagaattcatcgctccactgcaaactcacaaacactggcatggcggtctttggccatacctggcccttgcgccactaaacaacacATATTCATTCATTCTTCCAAAACTGATTATTGAAGCGTACAGTTTTCGGTCGTCAGACATCTGACGACCGaccaccgtaggtcttataattgtatcttgcaccgtgttttttcactttttttttttcgttgaacagctgggctaacgttagctgagacaccctATATGAGTGCGAGTAGACATAATATCAGGGGCGGAACCAGGATTCTTGTCTTGGTTTTCTTTATTCTAGAGCACGATTATGTTCGGGGCGTTGGGAAGGAGGGTGCGATGAAGGGGCACGAGTAAATATTAGGAGGTCGGCTGCCCCCCTCGCTATCTTTCGGAGCCGTCCCTGGTGAGTATGAACATAAGTgcgtgccagtaagtgtgagtagACACGACTACATGAACGTGAGTGAATACTTATTCACGTGAGTGTCAGTGGACGTATGGACATGGGAAGGTGTATCTACGAGTGTATAGTAAGTAAGTGTCGAAGTGAATGAGTACATGTTGGTATGAGCAGACGTGAGTATGTACGCGAGTGcgaagtctgaaaaaaaaaaataatggcgAGCGACTGTTCGCTTATACTGCCGACCTAGGTTGCGTCACCCACCTTCTTCATCGCCGCGCTGTTATTATTAGCCATGAACCAATACCAACTTGCCCCGTTCTCGGTTCAGTTCAACGTAAAGTGGTTGTGATAAGCAACGAACCTGTTGCGCAGGTACGCCTTGAGGCCCTCGAACGCCAGCACCGAGATGCCGTCGATCTGCAGGCGCATGTTCGCGGGTCCGGGCATCTCGTACAGTAGGTCGCGCAGATACGAACTCGAGGCCCGCAGCACGTCCACGCCCATGGTGAACTCCCGGCCGGGGCCCCCGTCCTTCAGGCAGACCTGCACCTCGAAGTCGCCCATCAGCCGATGCTTCAGTCTCccacttcttcgtcttcatcaCAACCCTTGGGTCATATGGTTGTTGTTGCCTATCTCGTCTGTGCCTCATACCCTCTATGGGAGATTGGctaagaaatgggtggattattccgaTTGAATATGAAgcataaatttccgaatatctatggaattagcGCTGTATAGCGTAGACTTATCTGTTAAACTAAAATCAGTAAAGCCATATTGAATGAATAATTAATTTAAACGTGCACGAGGGGGAAagaaaaaggatagaatttagcagggtattcggtTGGATTCAGTAAGAAATGATTGGACAGCAGAGCAAGGCATCCCTGTGGCTGGATCCCAAAGTGGGGGCCCCAAACGATAGAATAgcaggttctgttaagtccaggccttATCTTTGAAAAAGGTATTTCCAATCttttttcttgccgcagtaaagcggcgacgaGATACAACAAAGTGATGTATTGTCTCTTCCTCAATGTTCTTGCAATGACCGCCCAGTGGCGAGAAAAATCGAAAGTGGTGTTTACCAGAGACAGAGAACGAGGTAGAGGGTACAGGTGGTACGTCAGTTAtgtttcacagaaaaaaaaaaggtttataaAAAATGTGAGacgcttgcactagtggtgcaaggctggagtaaacagcggagctggtgatcgacctagcttcttccaggttttactaggcttggcaaagttttgctaggaaatgctaagtggctgctaggcacggtatatccaatcagctcgccgccgaagcgcagattctcgcttggccgcgcgacgcgcttcaagatgagcggcttcttcttcgggtgcgcggatcttctttggtcgttccATATCAAGGCTACATAtgctcgccacagagtcaacgagagttctgcagccgtcgtcGCAGCTCCGAGCTTCatcttcccggtgacgtcacaggccaagctgcgcctccacacttgccggggcgtggctggtcgaaacctgccgagccgccgccagaggtgccggctgcagtcacggacaccgcgcgcgttcggcgcgaacgcggggaaacgcggacggcgtcggcagcagctctgcacgttgtctcactggtgctgctacaacatatatatatatatatcattttctctttctctctcccgagcatagcgcgcgccgcacaGCATGCTCTGCGCTGCTAGTAATGCACCATAGTGGTacgagctgcccgagccagcaagcagctgcagcctgcggtgccaacgccacATGTCACCCACGTCCTGCGCGACGAAACCGAGGAAACACgtcacgcgactgcctcgccgatAATCCGTCTCGCCCGGCggcgtcgccgtatctgctctTTTGAGGCGCGccggtgacgtggcgtcgcggcgattcCCTCTCCCCTCACACACCTCGCGAGCTATCGCGGCAGGTGTTCCGATTCGCCCGCTCTGCTTCGTCAAGGCGCGCTCGTTGCGTGGATCGCAGGCCAATagaaatttaggtgccgtttcgctgctacagacgccgccggctttttcgctcaatgggtcatttgatgctTCCGCATCAATATTCTCCAGTAAAACCTCCCTAGTCGGCGCCCTACAACTACTAGTGATTTAAAGCAGATGGTagcattaaccggtcagcagtcgcgATCATCAAGAGGCGCTCAttgtactggtgggaaaaaagcacgGAAGTGCGCGCggcagccctcagccgcgcaaagtacaagtagcAGTAGTaatgattttattgaagaaaaatgacacttatttctgttgcccaatagggagcacggcgcagcgtcaggggaaggggaacaagGTGCTAAAGATGTTGAAatgaagggaagagaaggagaagcagcaagagtctcatctgATCACgtaggaggctg comes from the Dermacentor silvarum isolate Dsil-2018 chromosome 9, BIME_Dsil_1.4, whole genome shotgun sequence genome and includes:
- the LOC125939906 gene encoding kelch-like protein 7; translation: MGDFEVQVCLKDGGPGREFTMGVDVLRASSSYLRDLLYEMPGPANMRLQIDGISVLAFEGLKAYLRNSGPVVTCQNVTDLYSCAYKLRLRPLTNRCLQYLAQAGPVGRQLVVLQHASRLKLPAEQQAAFQFVAENFDDAVRTRQYLELEWNTVKSLLCADVLGTSSETKVLVAALSWLEYDYQVCTREYMRPRILVQPSDGADDDLNEY